One window of the Pleurocapsa minor HA4230-MV1 genome contains the following:
- the pyrF gene encoding orotidine-5'-phosphate decarboxylase → MKLFIDQLITQIMQKHTPCIVGLDPALERMPESWLKEQGIHQQSSLTDCAEAIYQYNLMVLDAIADLVPAVKPQSAYYELFGSAGIVALEKTIQAARDRDLLVVLDVKRGDIASTATAYAQSYLPREPERPLAADAITIVPYLGQDCLEPFFSEAIKWGKGIFVCVKTSNPGAAIVQSQRCDPAPSYGARERASRQKIDGRYLYEIIADLIKPASDQSIGEFGYSGIGAVVGATYPEAAQRLRKQLPQSLFLVPGVGAQGGGNEGIKACFNADGLGAVVSSSRGVMYPHQYGAVAASQDTIRQAAIDLITQVREILIP, encoded by the coding sequence ATGAAATTATTTATTGACCAGTTAATTACCCAAATCATGCAAAAGCATACTCCTTGTATTGTGGGGTTAGATCCTGCCTTAGAAAGGATGCCCGAAAGCTGGCTAAAAGAACAGGGCATACATCAACAAAGTAGTCTAACTGACTGTGCAGAAGCGATTTATCAATATAATCTGATGGTATTAGATGCGATCGCCGATTTAGTTCCTGCCGTTAAACCCCAGAGTGCTTATTATGAATTATTTGGTTCAGCGGGAATTGTAGCCTTAGAAAAAACCATTCAAGCAGCGCGCGATCGCGATTTATTAGTAGTCTTAGATGTCAAACGGGGGGATATTGCCTCCACTGCTACTGCCTATGCTCAAAGCTATTTACCTCGTGAACCTGAGCGTCCTTTAGCTGCTGATGCCATCACTATTGTTCCCTATTTGGGTCAAGACTGTCTTGAGCCTTTTTTCAGCGAAGCAATTAAATGGGGTAAGGGTATTTTTGTCTGTGTTAAAACTTCCAATCCTGGTGCAGCGATTGTCCAGTCACAGCGATGCGACCCCGCGCCGTCTTACGGCGCTAGGGAACGCGCATCAAGACAAAAGATTGATGGCAGATATCTGTATGAAATTATTGCCGATCTAATTAAACCAGCCTCAGATCAAAGTATCGGTGAATTTGGCTATAGCGGTATCGGTGCAGTTGTGGGGGCAACCTATCCTGAAGCAGCGCAAAGGCTACGTAAACAGTTACCCCAGAGCTTATTTCTCGTTCCAGGGGTTGGCGCACAAGGTGGCGGGAATGAGGGGATTAAAGCCTGTTTTAATGCTGATGGTTTAGGTGCGGTAGTAAGTAGTTCTAGAGGGGTTATGTATCCTCATCAATACGGTGCAGTAGCAGCGAGTCAAGATACGATTAGACAAGCTGCCATAGATTTAATTACCCAAGTAAGAGAGATTTTAATTCCTTAA
- a CDS encoding TIGR02921 family PEP-CTERM protein, whose product MENPKSLRNTIWQIIFWGWNLIFLSLVYFGITPFIGILLIIATFDGTIPLDFALTLLALIAVPTVSTIYGAKYLSKRPQDLMRWFYGVEAPLITWCLVRLFLIRELTFANTFILGTLLVCIVAFAIEVLQGYRGNLKIFSWVQMITHTLMLFTGIYLGTILLFYALPVAAYILMGVCGLAIAFFSFNWVEGFWHSLTSGSWLWFSIAGIFSLVMFSFSSALFVGMPFAITNLYLNSGKKIIQAFAQQHSKQKAIQVGVAVVATWLIIFNISNQQPQVKAFSLLEQSSLNKQELLAASGTIRQGLINANLYPYRYLSTRSGNNHIYNMYNSLLPEPISRFMQERYNQLLSPFLYQGSRDDVDKSAQLYAEFFDTPIQKAERDSVRHAIQSTAIVDQAKAGLLNIDQKKVWLAKQEVNIAPHGSWADVEIHEVYENQTNDVEEILYYFSLPESAAITGLWLGDTEDLDRRFAYQVSPRGAAQEVYNSQVNRTRPVDPALLEQVGPGQYRLRAFPVPPKRTVGQIEIGLDRPKMHLWLTYQVMQQEQGWALPRLAEKRNIFWTWQTQRIRNGQKQWLFADAWLEDFSGTGKNLERETYQLNLEDGYSVAVKPLSQQDYALPKNQKYALILDSSYSMGNQLAEVQQSIEWWQKNLDSLASNDVDLYLTNADPKQAQRLEDFNDLHLNQLTFYGSLQTDEMLWQFQMLRDNQDYDAVLLLTDEGSYELASDRPKLPAITSPLWMVHLGGQLPKAYEDDTLQAIQNSHGGVATNLPTVIKRLATEQAEVKSVVDGYSWTVTKSDSKTNSKQGLEPIAARQLVFNLGHQDKNQQSIEKLDAIHQIAKHHKIVTPYSSMIVLVNEQQREQLKAAEAKADRFEREIETGTEQLDTPFNPFETAEISGVPEPDLWILLSIVALALFLVLQKQKLNGSLED is encoded by the coding sequence ATGGAAAACCCAAAATCACTTCGTAATACTATCTGGCAAATTATCTTTTGGGGTTGGAATTTAATCTTTCTCAGCCTAGTTTATTTTGGCATTACACCTTTTATTGGCATTTTGCTAATTATCGCGACCTTTGATGGCACGATTCCCCTGGACTTTGCCTTAACTTTACTGGCATTAATTGCTGTCCCTACAGTCTCCACTATCTATGGAGCGAAATATCTGAGCAAACGACCTCAAGATCTCATGCGCTGGTTTTATGGTGTGGAAGCACCTCTAATTACTTGGTGTTTGGTACGGTTGTTTCTAATTCGGGAATTAACCTTTGCGAACACTTTTATTTTAGGGACTTTATTAGTTTGTATTGTGGCATTTGCGATCGAGGTTCTCCAAGGATACCGCGGTAATCTAAAGATTTTTTCTTGGGTACAGATGATTACCCATACCCTGATGTTATTTACTGGGATATATCTGGGGACAATCTTACTATTTTATGCCCTACCTGTTGCTGCCTATATTCTCATGGGAGTTTGTGGTTTAGCGATCGCATTTTTCTCTTTTAATTGGGTTGAGGGATTTTGGCATAGCTTAACTTCAGGTAGCTGGCTATGGTTTTCGATCGCGGGCATATTTTCTCTGGTCATGTTTAGCTTTAGTTCAGCTCTATTTGTCGGGATGCCCTTTGCGATCACGAACCTTTATCTCAACTCAGGCAAGAAAATTATTCAAGCTTTTGCCCAACAACATAGTAAACAAAAGGCTATACAAGTGGGAGTAGCTGTGGTAGCTACATGGCTAATTATTTTTAATATTTCTAATCAACAACCCCAGGTTAAAGCATTTAGCTTATTAGAACAATCATCCTTAAATAAACAAGAGTTGCTGGCTGCTTCTGGCACAATTCGCCAAGGACTAATTAACGCTAACCTTTATCCCTATCGTTACCTCAGCACGCGGTCAGGAAATAACCATATTTATAATATGTACAATTCCCTACTACCTGAGCCAATTTCTCGCTTCATGCAAGAGCGATATAACCAGCTTCTCTCACCGTTTCTATACCAAGGTTCTCGTGATGATGTTGATAAATCCGCCCAGCTTTATGCAGAATTCTTTGATACCCCAATCCAAAAAGCCGAACGTGATTCAGTCCGTCATGCGATTCAGTCTACTGCCATAGTAGATCAAGCAAAAGCAGGACTACTCAATATTGACCAGAAGAAAGTCTGGTTAGCCAAACAAGAAGTAAATATTGCACCTCACGGAAGTTGGGCGGATGTAGAAATTCACGAAGTCTATGAAAATCAGACTAATGATGTAGAAGAGATTCTTTACTACTTCTCCTTGCCCGAAAGTGCAGCTATTACAGGCTTATGGTTAGGAGACACAGAAGACTTAGATCGACGCTTTGCCTATCAAGTATCTCCCAGAGGGGCCGCCCAAGAAGTATATAATTCTCAGGTCAATCGTACTCGCCCTGTAGATCCTGCTTTACTCGAACAAGTTGGGCCTGGACAATATCGCCTCAGAGCTTTTCCTGTTCCTCCCAAAAGGACTGTGGGCCAAATTGAGATAGGATTAGATCGACCAAAAATGCATCTCTGGTTAACTTATCAAGTGATGCAGCAAGAGCAAGGTTGGGCATTACCTAGATTAGCTGAGAAGCGGAATATCTTTTGGACGTGGCAGACTCAGCGAATTCGCAATGGTCAAAAGCAATGGTTGTTTGCAGATGCTTGGCTAGAAGACTTTAGTGGTACGGGGAAAAATTTAGAGCGAGAAACCTATCAACTTAATTTAGAAGATGGATATAGTGTTGCAGTTAAACCCTTGAGCCAGCAAGATTATGCTCTACCAAAAAATCAAAAATACGCTTTAATCCTGGATAGTTCTTACAGTATGGGAAATCAGCTAGCAGAAGTCCAACAATCAATTGAATGGTGGCAAAAGAACTTAGATAGTCTTGCTAGTAATGATGTGGATTTATATCTCACTAATGCTGATCCTAAACAAGCTCAACGTCTAGAAGATTTTAACGATTTGCATCTAAATCAACTAACTTTTTATGGCTCTTTGCAAACTGATGAGATGCTATGGCAGTTTCAAATGCTGCGGGATAACCAAGATTATGATGCCGTCTTACTACTCACAGATGAAGGTAGCTATGAGCTAGCTTCAGATCGACCAAAGCTACCAGCAATAACTTCTCCTCTGTGGATGGTACATCTGGGCGGTCAGTTACCCAAAGCTTATGAAGATGATACCTTGCAAGCAATTCAAAATAGTCATGGGGGTGTCGCCACCAATCTGCCGACGGTAATCAAACGTTTGGCAACAGAACAAGCAGAGGTTAAGTCAGTGGTGGATGGCTATAGTTGGACTGTAACTAAATCAGACTCAAAGACCAACTCTAAACAGGGACTTGAGCCTATTGCTGCCCGTCAACTAGTCTTCAATTTAGGTCATCAAGATAAAAATCAGCAATCTATAGAGAAATTAGATGCTATCCATCAAATCGCGAAGCATCATAAGATTGTAACCCCCTATTCTTCAATGATCGTTTTAGTTAATGAGCAGCAAAGGGAGCAACTAAAAGCTGCGGAAGCGAAAGCAGACCGTTTTGAGCGAGAAATCGAAACAGGAACGGAACAACTAGACACCCCTTTTAATCCTTTTGAAACAGCGGAAATTTCTGGAGTTCCCGAACCCGATCTTTGGATCTTACTGAGCATAGTTGCCTTAGCACTGTTCTTGGTATTGCAAAAACAAAAGCTTAATGGTTCTTTAGAGGATTAA
- a CDS encoding carbohydrate ABC transporter permease, with amino-acid sequence MSLAKPKGQKLNVSFAQFWLWCGIIAMMIFFLAPIFWQILTSIKLNADISAIPNVYLPNEFTSEHYTQLFSRRPFLSYILNSALVASISTIACLVLGSPAAYALTRINLPGEKFILTGILIITLFPYVLLFLGLLELVKAVGLGNNYLALIIPYTAINLPLTILVMRSFFQQLPQDLEDAAKIDGYKTWGMLINILLPMTLPALATTGILTFIFAWNEYIFALTFITEEAKKTIPVATAQLGGASLFDIPYGPIAAATVLGTLPLVILVLVFQRQIVQGLTAGAVKG; translated from the coding sequence ATGTCGTTAGCTAAGCCCAAAGGACAAAAACTCAACGTTTCATTTGCTCAATTCTGGCTGTGGTGCGGAATTATTGCCATGATGATTTTTTTTCTGGCGCCAATTTTTTGGCAGATACTTACTTCGATCAAGTTAAACGCAGATATTTCCGCTATTCCCAATGTTTATTTACCAAATGAGTTTACTTCTGAACATTACACTCAGCTATTTAGCCGTCGTCCATTCTTAAGCTATATCTTGAATAGCGCCTTAGTGGCCAGCATTTCTACTATTGCATGTTTAGTACTGGGTTCTCCTGCTGCCTACGCCCTTACGAGGATAAATTTACCAGGAGAGAAATTTATCTTGACGGGAATTCTAATTATTACTTTATTTCCCTATGTGCTGCTGTTCTTAGGACTGCTAGAATTAGTTAAGGCTGTGGGCTTGGGTAATAACTATTTGGCTTTGATTATTCCCTACACGGCGATTAACCTACCCTTGACAATTCTAGTCATGAGAAGTTTTTTTCAGCAACTTCCTCAAGATTTAGAGGATGCAGCCAAGATAGACGGCTACAAAACCTGGGGAATGCTAATTAATATTTTACTGCCGATGACCTTGCCTGCTTTGGCAACCACAGGCATTTTGACCTTTATTTTTGCCTGGAATGAATATATTTTTGCCCTCACCTTTATTACAGAAGAAGCCAAGAAAACGATTCCTGTCGCTACCGCTCAATTAGGAGGGGCAAGTTTATTTGATATTCCTTATGGCCCTATCGCTGCTGCTACAGTTTTGGGTACTCTACCATTGGTGATCCTCGTTCTAGTTTTTCAACGTCAGATCGTTCAAGGGTTAACCGCAGGTGCGGTCAAAGGTTAA
- a CDS encoding DUF4864 domain-containing protein: MYISESDKMLIRQLIENQLQAFQANDLATALSLTSPKIQNKFTLADFSQIMTAKYGAILKPRSVMFRGFTLVNNFPALIAMIMDQSGNLVKVVFIVQHQQDYSWRVHGYELAGINEKIV; this comes from the coding sequence ATGTATATATCTGAAAGTGACAAAATGCTGATTCGTCAGCTAATCGAAAACCAACTACAGGCATTTCAGGCAAACGATTTAGCAACAGCTTTATCGTTAACTAGTCCTAAGATTCAAAATAAATTTACGCTAGCAGATTTTAGCCAGATAATGACTGCTAAATACGGTGCGATACTTAAGCCTCGTTCAGTTATGTTCCGTGGTTTTACTCTGGTAAATAATTTTCCTGCCTTGATTGCGATGATTATGGATCAATCAGGTAATTTAGTTAAAGTCGTCTTTATCGTACAGCATCAACAGGACTATAGTTGGCGCGTTCATGGTTATGAGCTAGCTGGTATTAATGAAAAGATAGTTTAG
- the xrtO gene encoding exosortase O, which translates to MISKSIFKQHYFQIILLIFAWLLGNIWTYQWFIESLPDTNTLNLILLTIGLIVLLAQIIPRDFCSTESLSLRFGIYPFLLMLGGEIGAIILKWSLNIPQLTLLCFILGSYGLLGLFISSTAWHRGLSVAIAIACIIPFLVAFNSGLGFPVRVITAHAVAQVLSDFHLSAVSSHDIIVMENGIAQVDLPCSGMKSLWTGTVFLLGATWLESRQLGFRWLLVAIANLLFLIATNVMRVFILVLIIEVFQQQQIADILHLPLGIVGFMLASALTWMLLQKVPQASLDLAKIEEQKYYQDKHKNINYLNYQWLLSLVIVLGIIGQFKPFSVDNITLKSINLPSEITTENLALTTAEADFFDSPANPLVQKIRFKSDRLTGRYKPSNEFGGHVLTGSMLMVASDTWQSHHPPELCFLGNGFKVDKMNSTLINDSINARWLSLQNGKLSAVYWFQSEQTTTDDFVTRIWDYISHRYKTWVLVSVLFDRAENPDSPEIKNFSNTIYQTINSNYFNH; encoded by the coding sequence ATGATTAGCAAATCGATTTTCAAGCAGCACTATTTTCAGATCATACTACTGATCTTTGCTTGGCTTTTAGGCAATATCTGGACGTATCAATGGTTTATCGAATCATTACCAGATACCAATACTTTAAATTTAATTTTATTAACGATTGGTTTGATTGTTCTCTTAGCTCAGATAATTCCCAGGGATTTTTGCTCAACCGAATCACTCAGTCTACGCTTTGGGATCTATCCCTTCTTGTTGATGTTAGGGGGAGAAATCGGGGCAATTATTTTAAAATGGTCGCTGAATATTCCCCAACTAACCCTACTCTGTTTTATTCTAGGTAGCTATGGTTTGTTAGGCTTGTTTATTTCCAGTACAGCTTGGCATAGAGGTTTAAGTGTGGCGATCGCCATTGCTTGTATAATTCCTTTCTTAGTAGCTTTTAATAGTGGCTTAGGTTTTCCTGTCAGGGTAATTACTGCTCACGCAGTCGCTCAAGTATTATCAGATTTTCATCTGAGTGCTGTTTCCTCCCATGACATTATTGTGATGGAAAACGGGATTGCCCAGGTAGATTTACCCTGTAGTGGGATGAAAAGCCTTTGGACAGGGACAGTGTTTTTATTAGGGGCAACTTGGTTAGAAAGTCGTCAATTAGGATTTCGTTGGTTGCTAGTGGCGATCGCCAATTTGTTGTTTTTAATCGCTACTAATGTGATGCGAGTATTCATCTTAGTTTTGATAATTGAAGTTTTTCAACAACAGCAAATAGCCGATATTTTACACCTACCTTTAGGTATTGTGGGATTTATGCTCGCTAGTGCTTTAACCTGGATGTTATTACAAAAAGTACCTCAAGCTTCTCTGGATTTAGCCAAAATTGAAGAGCAAAAATATTATCAAGATAAGCATAAAAATATAAATTATCTAAATTACCAATGGTTGTTGTCACTAGTGATAGTTCTCGGAATTATTGGACAATTTAAACCATTTTCAGTAGACAATATTACTTTAAAATCTATTAATTTGCCTTCAGAAATAACCACCGAAAATTTAGCCTTAACCACCGCAGAAGCAGATTTTTTTGATAGCCCTGCTAACCCTCTGGTGCAGAAAATACGCTTTAAGAGCGATCGCTTGACAGGACGATACAAGCCCTCGAATGAATTCGGGGGACACGTCCTTACAGGTTCAATGTTGATGGTGGCAAGCGACACTTGGCAGTCTCACCATCCTCCCGAATTATGCTTTTTGGGTAATGGTTTCAAAGTGGATAAAATGAATTCGACCCTAATTAATGATTCTATCAATGCTCGCTGGCTATCACTACAAAATGGAAAACTTTCAGCAGTTTATTGGTTTCAATCTGAGCAAACAACTACCGATGATTTTGTAACTCGTATTTGGGATTATATTTCCCATCGTTATAAGACTTGGGTATTAGTATCAGTGTTATTTGATCGCGCTGAAAATCCCGATAGCCCTGAAATTAAAAACTTTAGTAATACTATCTACCAGACTATCAATAGTAACTACTTTAATCATTAG
- a CDS encoding serine/threonine protein phosphatase — protein MTKNRRIVIGDVHGHYDTLIALLDAVSPTSKDEIYFLGDLIDRGPKSAQVVDLVMRNKFHCLRGNHEEMLLDVVGTGEVSVDLYQSWLYSGGHATVDSYDSKIPQEHIDWIKGLPLYLDLGDYWLVHAGVDPNVPLAQQNAEQFCWIREDFHGNDRAIFKNKLIITGHTITFTFPGVKPGQIAAGKGWLDIETGAYHHNSGWMTAIDLNQHKVYQANSFDGRIRIMPLSKAIAKVESAKIASRRMRKRA, from the coding sequence ATGACTAAAAACCGCCGAATTGTTATTGGTGACGTACACGGACACTATGACACTTTAATTGCCCTACTAGACGCAGTTTCACCCACTAGCAAAGATGAAATATACTTTCTGGGCGACTTAATCGATCGCGGGCCTAAAAGCGCCCAGGTAGTAGATCTGGTCATGCGGAATAAGTTTCATTGTTTACGCGGCAACCATGAAGAAATGCTCTTGGATGTAGTTGGCACAGGAGAAGTCTCAGTCGATCTGTATCAAAGCTGGCTTTACAGTGGTGGTCACGCTACGGTGGATAGCTACGACAGCAAAATTCCTCAAGAGCATATCGATTGGATCAAGGGTTTGCCTTTATATCTCGATCTGGGAGACTATTGGCTGGTTCATGCAGGAGTCGATCCTAATGTTCCTCTCGCTCAACAGAATGCCGAACAGTTTTGCTGGATCAGAGAAGATTTTCATGGTAACGATCGAGCCATATTTAAAAATAAGCTGATTATCACAGGGCATACTATCACTTTTACCTTCCCAGGAGTTAAACCAGGACAAATTGCAGCAGGCAAAGGCTGGCTAGATATTGAAACAGGAGCATATCACCATAATAGTGGCTGGATGACTGCTATAGACCTCAATCAGCATAAAGTATATCAAGCGAATTCTTTTGATGGGCGGATTCGGATTATGCCCTTAAGCAAAGCGATCGCTAAGGTAGAATCTGCTAAAATAGCGTCCCGCAGAATGCGTAAAAGAGCCTAA
- a CDS encoding transketolase codes for MTATTTRFPIDLGAYKPLALDPSKAMTDEQRAALTANIQLCREAIVFFTATGAARGVGGHTGGPFDTVPEVMILDAFFRGAPDKFVPIFFDEAGHRVATQYLMATLHGDLPQEDLLNYRGANSKLPGHPELGLTPGVKFSSGRLGHMWPYINGIALANPDKVVVCLGSDGAQQEGNDAEAARLAVAQNLNVKLFIDDNDVTIAGHPSDYLPGYDVAKTLTGHGLEVNEGDGEDLDSLYSRMCAAVMSDGPVALINKRPMCPGIEGIEGTTHGHDVISVDKAIAYLEQHNQGAAADFLKNIKKPSNDYKFLGVSDKLGSNRNVFGDAVVSVLGKMSDAERKEKVIFIDSDLEGSCGFKTIHDAYPDVFIPSGIMERGNLSAAAGFGMAEGKQGVFATFSAFLEMCVSEITMARLNKSNLLCHFSHAGIDDMADNTCHFGINNMYADNGLEDGYETRLYFPADAHQMTACVNKVFHDPGMRFIFSTRSKVPMILDDAGKEYFGGDYTFTPGKDEVIREGDAGYIVSFGDALYRSLDAVERLRQEGINVGLINKSTLNLIDEEMMTKIGQAPFVLVVESFNRRTGLGSRFGSWLLERGLTPKYAYLGVHEEGCGGLWEQFSYQGLDPEGIMSHVKGLI; via the coding sequence ATGACAGCAACAACTACTCGTTTTCCCATTGATTTAGGTGCTTATAAACCTTTAGCCTTAGATCCGAGCAAGGCGATGACAGATGAACAAAGAGCGGCATTGACAGCTAATATTCAACTCTGCCGTGAGGCGATCGTGTTCTTTACTGCTACTGGTGCAGCAAGAGGGGTTGGTGGACATACTGGAGGCCCTTTTGATACTGTTCCTGAAGTAATGATTCTGGATGCTTTTTTCCGTGGTGCGCCTGATAAGTTTGTCCCCATCTTTTTTGATGAAGCAGGACATCGGGTGGCGACTCAATATCTCATGGCAACATTGCATGGTGATTTACCGCAAGAGGATTTACTAAATTATCGTGGTGCTAACTCTAAATTACCTGGACACCCTGAGTTGGGATTGACTCCTGGGGTTAAATTTAGTTCTGGTCGTTTAGGACATATGTGGCCCTACATTAACGGTATTGCCCTAGCTAATCCTGATAAAGTAGTTGTTTGTTTGGGTTCTGATGGTGCGCAACAGGAAGGAAATGACGCTGAAGCTGCGCGGTTAGCAGTGGCACAAAACCTCAACGTTAAGCTATTTATCGATGATAACGATGTAACTATTGCTGGACATCCCTCCGATTATCTACCTGGTTACGATGTAGCTAAAACTCTAACGGGTCACGGTTTAGAAGTTAATGAAGGCGACGGCGAAGATCTGGACTCTCTTTATAGCCGTATGTGCGCAGCGGTGATGAGTGATGGCCCTGTGGCTCTAATTAATAAGCGTCCGATGTGTCCTGGGATTGAAGGCATCGAAGGCACTACCCACGGACATGATGTGATTTCGGTAGATAAAGCGATCGCCTATTTAGAGCAACATAATCAAGGTGCAGCAGCCGACTTCCTCAAAAATATAAAAAAACCCAGCAACGATTATAAGTTCTTGGGAGTGAGCGATAAACTCGGTTCTAACCGTAACGTCTTTGGTGATGCGGTAGTTTCTGTCCTCGGCAAAATGAGCGATGCTGAACGGAAAGAGAAAGTGATCTTTATTGACAGTGACTTAGAAGGTTCTTGCGGTTTTAAAACCATTCACGATGCTTATCCCGATGTCTTTATCCCTTCGGGAATCATGGAACGGGGTAATCTTTCCGCTGCTGCTGGTTTTGGGATGGCAGAAGGTAAACAGGGTGTCTTTGCTACCTTTAGCGCCTTTCTAGAAATGTGTGTTTCGGAAATCACTATGGCACGTCTCAACAAGTCTAATCTCTTGTGCCACTTCTCCCACGCTGGTATCGACGATATGGCAGACAACACCTGTCACTTCGGAATTAACAATATGTATGCAGACAACGGCTTAGAAGATGGTTATGAAACCCGTCTCTACTTCCCCGCTGATGCTCACCAAATGACTGCCTGTGTTAACAAAGTTTTCCACGATCCTGGAATGCGCTTTATCTTCTCCACCCGTTCTAAAGTGCCGATGATTCTCGATGATGCGGGTAAAGAATATTTTGGTGGCGATTATACTTTCACCCCTGGTAAAGATGAGGTGATTCGCGAAGGCGATGCAGGCTATATTGTCAGCTTTGGCGATGCTCTTTATCGTTCCTTGGATGCGGTAGAACGTCTTAGGCAAGAAGGAATTAACGTTGGTTTAATCAACAAATCGACTCTTAATCTGATTGATGAAGAGATGATGACAAAAATTGGTCAAGCGCCTTTTGTCTTGGTAGTTGAATCTTTCAACCGTCGTACAGGTTTAGGTAGCCGTTTTGGTTCCTGGTTGCTCGAACGTGGTTTAACCCCTAAATATGCCTATCTTGGTGTTCATGAAGAAGGCTGTGGTGGACTTTGGGAACAGTTCTCTTATCAAGGATTAGATCCAGAAGGCATCATGAGCCATGTAAAAGGGTTGATCTGA
- a CDS encoding tRNA-(ms[2]io[6]A)-hydroxylase, with product MMNRVVTYSTNATIKILQQPSNPEWIETAIANLDTILLDHSHCERKAAGAAINLMFRYPAHQKLVRQLTAIAQEELSHFDQVNQWLEKRNLPLAALNAPPYFAQLKSQVRHPEPERLVDLLLILAIIEARSHERLGLIGTYCPDAELAKFYRSLMASEARHYGIYWLLALEYSDRPKLERRLTELGEYESSILATMHPEPRLHS from the coding sequence ATGATGAATCGAGTAGTCACTTACAGCACAAATGCTACTATTAAAATTCTGCAACAGCCTTCAAACCCTGAGTGGATCGAAACAGCGATCGCTAACCTCGATACTATATTATTAGATCATTCTCACTGTGAGCGCAAAGCAGCAGGGGCAGCAATTAATCTCATGTTTCGCTATCCTGCTCACCAGAAATTAGTGCGTCAATTAACTGCGATCGCTCAAGAAGAACTCTCACATTTTGACCAGGTAAATCAATGGTTAGAAAAACGTAATCTTCCCTTAGCAGCTTTAAATGCTCCACCTTACTTTGCTCAGCTAAAATCCCAGGTACGCCACCCCGAACCAGAACGCCTAGTTGACCTGTTGCTAATTTTGGCAATTATCGAAGCTCGTTCCCATGAAAGACTAGGATTAATTGGAACATATTGCCCCGATGCTGAATTAGCCAAGTTTTATCGTAGTTTGATGGCATCAGAAGCCCGTCATTACGGCATCTATTGGTTACTAGCATTAGAATATAGCGATCGCCCTAAACTTGAGCGTCGATTAACCGAATTAGGGGAATATGAAAGCAGTATTTTGGCAACGATGCATCCTGAACCCAGGCTACATAGTTAG
- a CDS encoding aspartate 1-decarboxylase: protein MSQIKLMHAKLHRVRVTEANVNYVGSITIDRDLMSKVGILPLQEVDVINLANGKRWSTYAIAGVPGSGEICPNGGAALLCQPGDILIIIAYEYRDRSEVMSQGHQAKVIVADEHNHCLEFIEQRLVNESGKLQFQSSSD from the coding sequence ATGAGCCAGATCAAGTTAATGCACGCTAAGCTTCATCGCGTTAGAGTCACAGAAGCTAATGTCAATTATGTCGGTAGTATCACTATTGATCGAGATTTAATGAGTAAGGTAGGAATTCTGCCCCTACAAGAAGTAGACGTAATCAATCTGGCAAACGGTAAACGTTGGTCTACTTATGCGATCGCTGGAGTACCTGGATCGGGAGAAATCTGCCCCAATGGTGGAGCTGCCTTACTTTGTCAGCCTGGGGATATTTTGATTATTATTGCCTACGAATATCGCGATCGCTCTGAGGTCATGAGTCAGGGACATCAGGCAAAAGTGATTGTGGCAGATGAACACAACCATTGTTTAGAATTTATAGAACAAAGATTAGTCAACGAGTCAGGCAAGTTACAGTTTCAATCTTCGAGTGATTAA